A window from Peromyscus eremicus chromosome 1, PerEre_H2_v1, whole genome shotgun sequence encodes these proteins:
- the Lgi4 gene encoding leucine-rich repeat LGI family member 4 codes for MGGAGILLLLLAGAGAGVAWSPPKAKCPPRCSCSKESTLCEGSSELPESFSATLLSLSLIKMGVSQLKAGSFMKIPSLHLLLFTSNTFSVIEDDAFIGLSYLRYLFIEDNKIGSISKNALRGLRSLTHLSLANNHLEALPRFLFRDLETLTHVDLRGNPFQCDCRVLWLLQWMPTVNASVGLGACAGPSALARMQLNHLDPKKFKCRATELSWLQTVGESALSVESFSYQGEPHVILAQPFAGRCLILVWDYSLQRFRPEEEVSAPSVVSCKPLVLGSHLFILAARLWGGSQLWSRSSPDLRLAPIQVLAPQRLLRPNDAELLWLDGQPCFVVADASKAGSTTLLCRDGPGFYPRQSLHAWHRDTDAEALELDGRPHLLLASASQRPVLFHWFGGRFERRTDIPEAEDVYATKHFQAGGDVFLCLTRYIGDSMVMRWDGSMFRLLQQLPSRGSHVFQPLLIARDQLAILGSDFAFSQVFRLEPDKGILEPLQELGPPALVAPRAFAQVMVAGRRFLFAACFKGPTQIYQHHELDLSA; via the exons atGGGAGGGGCAGGCATTCTATTGTTGCTGTTGGCCGGGGCTGGGGCAGGAGTGGCCTGGAGTCCCCCCAAGGCAAAGTGTCCCCCACGCTGCTCCTGTTCCAAGGAAAGCACCCTGTGTGAGGGCTCCTCCGAGCTGCCCGAGAGCTTCTCCGCCACGCTCCTGTCACT CTCCCTCATCAAGATGGGGGTCTCCCAGCTGAAGGCTGGCAGCTTCATGAAGATACCatcactgcacttgct GCTCTTCACATCCAATACCTTCTCCGTGATCGAGGACGATGCCTTCATTGGCCTGTCCTACCTGCGGTACCT CTTCATTGAGGACAACAAGATTGGCTCCATCTCCAAGAACGCCCTGAGAGGACTCCGCTCACTCACACACCT AAGCCTGGCCAACAACCACCTCGAGGCCCTACCCAGATTCCTGTTCCGAGACCTGGAGACTCTGACTCATGT GGACCTCCGAGGGAACCCGTTCCAGTGTGACTGCCGAGTACTTTGGCTGCTGCAGTGGATGCCTACGGTGAATGCCAGTGTGGGCCTGGGGGCCTGTGCAGGCCCCTCTGCCCTTGCCCGAATGCAACTCAATCATCTTGACCCTAAGAAGTTCAAGTGCAGAGCCACAG AACTGTCCTGGCTCCAGACTGTTGGGGAGTCGGCACTGAGCGTGGAGTCCTTCTCCTATCAGGGGGAACCTCACGTGATCCTGGCACAGCCCTTCGCTGGCCGCTGCTTGATCCTGGTCTGGGACTACAGCCTGCAGCGCTTCCGGCCTGAGGAAGAGGTGTCCG CGCCCTCCGTGGTGTCCTGCAAACCTCTGGTGCTGGGCTCACACCTCTTCATACTGGCTGCCCGCCTGTGGGGAGGCTCACAGCTGTGGTCTCGGTCTAGCCCCGACCTGCGTCTGGCCCCAATACAGGTCCTAGCCCCTCAAAGGCTGCTGCGACCCAATGATGCAGAGCTCCTGTGGTTGGATGGGCAGCCCTGCTTCGTGGTGGCTGACGCCTCCAAAGCTGGGAGCACCACGCTGCTGTGCCGCGATGGGCCCGGCTTCTACCCACGTCAGAGCCTGCATGCCTGGCACCGCGACACGGACGCTGAGGCCCTGGAGCTGGATGGCCGACCGCATCTGCtgcttgcttcagcctcccagagGCCGGTGCTCTTCCATTGGTTTGGTGGCCGCTTCGAGAGGCGCACAGACATCCCAGAGGCTGAGGACGTCTATGCCACGAAACACTTTCAGGCCGGTGGAGACGTGTTCCTGTGCCTGACACGATACATTGGGGACTCCATG GTCATGCGCTGGGATGGCTCCATGTTCCGACTGCTACAGCAGCTTCCATCTCGAGGTTCCCATGTCTTCCAGCCACTGCTCATCGCCAGAGACCAGTTGGCCATCTTGGGCAGCGACTTTGCCTTCAGCCAAGTCTTCCGCCTTGAGCCTGATAAAGGGATCCTGGAGCCACTACAGGAACTGGGACCCCCGGCCTTGGTGGCCCCTCGCGCCTTTGCCCAAGTCATGGTAGCAGGAAGACGCTTTCTATTCGCAGCGTGCTTCAAGGGCCCCACGCAGATCTACCAGCACCACGAGTTGGATCTCAGTGCCTGA